A region of Chloroflexota bacterium DNA encodes the following proteins:
- the fabF gene encoding beta-ketoacyl-ACP synthase II, translating into MKNGTCVVVTGLGAITPVGNDVPTTWRNLVAGVSGIARITLFDPANLATQIAGEVKGYDARQHFDVKEARRLERFVQFATVAAREAIADAHLDINEQTNEKIAVVIGSGVGGGMSIADQGKILETKGPRRISPFFIPMILSDTAPGQVAIEFGIKGPNMSIVSACATGANALGEAAEMIRRGDVDAAICGGVEACLHPLAFAGFNAMGALSTRNDEPARACRPFDATRDGFVMGEGAGVLVLENAARARARGAKIYAEVIGYGTSADASHFAAPAPEGEGIGRAMQWALRRAGIAPKQVGYINAHGTGTKLNDATETTAIKQVFGEEAYNIPVSSTKSMIGHLLGGAGAVEAIACLKALEEKTLPPTINYAERDPACDLDYVPNTARHTDLNVAMSNSIGLGGHNASVIFQIYDL; encoded by the coding sequence ATGAAAAATGGTACTTGCGTAGTTGTCACCGGCTTGGGCGCGATTACGCCGGTTGGAAATGACGTGCCGACGACGTGGCGCAATCTCGTCGCGGGCGTATCCGGGATCGCGCGTATTACCTTGTTCGATCCAGCGAATCTCGCGACGCAGATTGCCGGCGAAGTGAAAGGGTACGATGCGCGCCAGCATTTCGACGTGAAAGAGGCGCGCCGGTTGGAACGCTTTGTGCAATTCGCCACGGTTGCCGCGCGCGAAGCCATTGCCGACGCGCATCTCGACATCAACGAACAGACCAACGAAAAAATCGCGGTGGTGATTGGCAGTGGCGTCGGCGGCGGCATGTCCATCGCCGACCAAGGCAAAATTTTAGAGACCAAAGGTCCGCGCCGGATCAGTCCATTTTTCATTCCGATGATTCTTTCCGATACCGCGCCGGGTCAGGTCGCGATTGAATTCGGCATCAAAGGTCCGAACATGTCCATCGTCTCCGCGTGCGCGACCGGCGCGAACGCGCTCGGCGAAGCGGCGGAGATGATTCGGCGCGGCGATGTGGACGCGGCGATTTGCGGCGGCGTCGAGGCGTGTTTGCATCCGCTTGCGTTCGCCGGGTTCAACGCGATGGGCGCGCTCTCGACGCGCAACGACGAGCCGGCGCGCGCGTGTCGTCCCTTCGATGCAACGCGCGATGGCTTTGTGATGGGCGAAGGCGCGGGGGTGCTCGTGCTCGAAAACGCGGCACGCGCGCGGGCGCGCGGCGCGAAAATTTACGCCGAGGTGATCGGATACGGCACGAGCGCGGACGCGAGCCACTTTGCCGCGCCCGCCCCGGAGGGCGAGGGCATCGGACGCGCGATGCAGTGGGCGCTTCGCCGCGCCGGTATTGCGCCGAAGCAAGTGGGCTATATCAACGCGCACGGCACCGGCACCAAGTTGAACGATGCGACCGAAACGACGGCGATCAAGCAGGTGTTTGGCGAAGAGGCGTACAACATTCCGGTGAGTTCGACGAAATCCATGATCGGGCATTTGCTCGGCGGCGCGGGCGCGGTCGAGGCAATCGCGTGTCTCAAGGCGCTCGAAGAAAAAACATTGCCGCCGACGATCAACTATGCCGAGCGCGATCCCGCGTGCGATCTCGATTACGTGCCGAATACTGCGCGTCACACGGATCTGAACGTCGCCATGTCCAACTCGATTGGCTTGGGCGGGCACAACGCGAGTGTCATATTTCAGATTTATGATTTATGA
- a CDS encoding MBL fold metallo-hydrolase has translation MQIAPHVHHIPGTICNLFLIVEPDGLTLIDAGLGVMEKRVLKYIANLGRAPRDLKHILITHSDPDHIGALSALKSATGARVYASAIEARAIAHGTASRELKLVGWQKILFAILLPILGRFFSVRPTRVDEIVSDDQVLPILDGVRVLATSGHTPGHLSYFVPSAGVLFVGDSLVSEGTRLRGSRGMNNWDQKKADISVRLQAALAPRIVCSGHGAVVMDAADKFPT, from the coding sequence ATGCAAATCGCTCCGCACGTTCACCACATCCCCGGCACGATCTGTAATTTGTTTTTGATCGTGGAACCAGACGGGCTAACGCTGATTGACGCCGGTCTCGGCGTCATGGAGAAACGAGTCCTCAAGTACATCGCGAACCTGGGACGCGCGCCGCGTGACCTGAAACACATCCTCATCACGCATTCGGATCCCGATCACATCGGCGCGCTGTCCGCGCTCAAGTCGGCAACCGGCGCGCGCGTGTATGCGAGCGCCATCGAAGCGCGCGCGATTGCCCATGGCACCGCCTCGCGCGAACTCAAACTTGTCGGGTGGCAAAAAATTTTGTTCGCGATTCTGCTGCCCATCCTGGGACGATTTTTCAGCGTGCGTCCCACGCGCGTGGATGAAATCGTGAGCGATGACCAGGTCTTGCCGATTCTTGATGGCGTGCGCGTCCTCGCGACGAGTGGTCACACGCCGGGACACCTTTCGTATTTCGTGCCGTCCGCCGGCGTGTTGTTTGTCGGCGATTCGCTGGTGAGCGAAGGGACGCGCTTGCGCGGTTCGCGCGGGATGAACAACTGGGATCAGAAAAAAGCGGATATCTCAGTACGCTTGCAAGCCGCGCTCGCGCCGCGCATTGTGTGTTCGGGACACGGCGCGGTGGTGATGGATGCGGCGGACAAATTTCCAACCTAG
- a CDS encoding DNA double-strand break repair nuclease NurA, protein MPNFIDQLSQQLEDPKKRTELRQTLQKDARPHEKQLQELVAEHWHPLPTNLAPERRPGYAVDGSRAVRHLANGAYLLVAQALVVGEQNNAREDDTEVDVRILPGATPSPFVERFAELMMHRLEATLARKKAATLPRESVMFLDGALYGQLPQLYQIKHDIADSESETIAKELLNDTVEQILKAYLRLFDIRAEKKLWLVSIAKTSRESTHAKVWWRDAFLKKKFTEDAPPSEVSDSEILYRWTNRAAGFSTPVLFGKRAFAKQQEAVVFEKVKDSPAIASFFIRLSDFDDALRIDVPAPCIGRGEKIADIETDCEILLDSPADGQHIARVIQILQADYGGLEVYNALLYSVDREVRLRQEMMDHVYLSLIQNALGADVEIRLDRSERRFHSR, encoded by the coding sequence ATGCCGAATTTCATTGATCAATTGAGCCAACAATTGGAAGACCCCAAAAAGCGAACTGAGCTGCGTCAGACGCTTCAGAAGGATGCGCGCCCACACGAAAAACAATTGCAGGAATTGGTCGCCGAACACTGGCATCCGCTTCCAACTAATCTAGCGCCGGAACGCCGCCCCGGCTACGCCGTGGATGGATCACGCGCGGTGCGCCACCTGGCGAACGGGGCGTACTTGCTCGTCGCGCAAGCACTCGTCGTGGGCGAGCAGAATAACGCGCGCGAAGATGATACGGAAGTGGACGTCCGCATCTTGCCGGGCGCAACGCCCTCCCCGTTCGTCGAACGCTTTGCTGAATTGATGATGCACCGGCTCGAAGCCACGCTCGCGCGCAAAAAAGCCGCGACCTTGCCGCGTGAAAGCGTGATGTTTTTAGACGGCGCGCTGTACGGACAATTGCCTCAACTCTATCAGATCAAACACGATATCGCCGACAGCGAATCGGAAACGATTGCGAAAGAACTGCTCAACGATACGGTCGAGCAAATTCTCAAAGCGTACCTGCGTCTGTTCGATATTCGCGCCGAAAAAAAATTGTGGCTCGTCTCGATTGCCAAAACGAGCCGCGAATCCACGCATGCCAAAGTGTGGTGGCGCGATGCTTTTCTCAAAAAAAAGTTCACGGAAGATGCGCCGCCCAGCGAAGTTTCGGACAGCGAGATCCTTTATCGGTGGACCAATCGCGCGGCTGGCTTTTCGACCCCGGTGTTGTTCGGCAAACGCGCATTCGCCAAGCAACAAGAAGCGGTTGTATTCGAAAAAGTCAAAGACTCACCCGCGATCGCGTCGTTCTTCATTCGCTTGTCCGATTTCGACGACGCGCTGCGCATTGATGTGCCTGCCCCGTGCATCGGGCGCGGCGAGAAAATTGCCGACATCGAAACGGATTGCGAAATCTTGCTCGATTCGCCGGCAGATGGGCAACACATCGCGCGAGTCATCCAAATTCTCCAAGCCGACTATGGCGGTCTCGAAGTGTACAACGCGCTTCTCTACAGCGTGGATCGCGAGGTGCGCTTGCGCCAAGAGATGATGGATCACGTGTATCTCAGTCTGATTCAAAACGCGCTCGGCGCTGATGTCGAAATCCGGCTCGACCGCAGCGAACGACGATTCCATTCGCGATAA
- a CDS encoding ketoacyl-ACP synthase III: MPRYAHIIGWGKYAPPNIVTNHDLAKKVETTDEWIRDRTGIGQRHIATPKETTAGLALRAAQDALQTADVSPHELDLIIVATATPEYIFPATACLVQDALGADRAGAFDLEAGCSGFVYALATGAGMIRGGMANVVLVVGAETLSRVVDWTDRGTCVLFGDGAGAVVLRGSDEPGGVLATVLGSDGSGGDLLIVPGGGSKHPAGPDTVLSKMHYIKMNGREVYRFATRVMALAARQVTERAGWQLDQIDLFLPHQANARIIDSAAKALHLSPDKVFVNLERYGNTSAASIPIALCEALAAGKIKRDDHLLMVGFGAGLTWASCAIKWTAAMPGAPTPQRAAMSWVRRFWGWFRSVSTRVGRRADAGVSKARETVERKPPEE, translated from the coding sequence ATGCCGCGTTACGCGCACATTATCGGCTGGGGCAAGTACGCGCCGCCGAACATTGTCACGAACCACGACCTTGCCAAGAAAGTTGAAACGACGGACGAATGGATTCGCGACCGTACCGGGATTGGGCAACGCCATATCGCGACGCCGAAAGAAACGACGGCAGGTCTGGCGTTACGCGCCGCGCAAGACGCACTCCAAACCGCGGATGTGAGTCCGCACGAGTTGGATCTGATTATCGTCGCGACGGCGACGCCCGAATACATCTTTCCCGCGACCGCGTGTTTGGTGCAAGATGCGCTCGGCGCGGATCGCGCCGGCGCATTCGACCTCGAAGCCGGTTGTTCCGGCTTTGTGTACGCGCTCGCGACCGGCGCGGGCATGATTCGCGGCGGGATGGCGAATGTGGTTCTAGTTGTCGGCGCAGAAACATTATCGCGTGTAGTAGACTGGACGGATCGCGGGACGTGCGTGTTGTTCGGCGATGGCGCGGGCGCGGTCGTGTTGCGCGGCAGTGATGAACCGGGCGGCGTACTCGCGACCGTCCTGGGTTCGGATGGTTCGGGCGGCGATTTGCTAATCGTGCCCGGCGGCGGCTCGAAGCATCCGGCGGGACCCGACACAGTGCTATCGAAAATGCACTATATCAAAATGAATGGACGCGAAGTGTATCGCTTTGCGACGCGCGTGATGGCGCTCGCCGCGCGCCAAGTCACCGAACGCGCCGGTTGGCAACTCGATCAGATTGATCTCTTTTTGCCGCATCAAGCGAACGCGCGGATCATTGATAGCGCGGCGAAAGCGTTGCACCTATCGCCGGATAAAGTCTTTGTGAATCTCGAACGCTATGGCAACACTTCGGCAGCTTCCATCCCGATCGCGTTGTGTGAGGCGCTCGCCGCCGGGAAAATCAAACGCGACGATCATCTCTTGATGGTCGGTTTTGGCGCGGGCTTGACCTGGGCTTCGTGCGCGATCAAATGGACGGCGGCGATGCCTGGCGCGCCGACGCCGCAACGCGCGGCGATGAGCTGGGTGAGGCGATTCTGGGGTTGGTTTCGTTCGGTGAGTACGCGGGTGGGTCGCCGCGCGGACGCGGGTGT
- a CDS encoding AEC family transporter: MDTLIAIFIHVILPVFIIVAIGYVAGRLMPFDQRTLSRVGLYVLVPSMNFAAMARTTLSLIELGQLALFYLLVTFLLYLLSLFISRWLKLSPTQASAFHISVLFANVVNIGFPVLLLAYGASAVDRGVIIGIMMQIILQSFGVYIAARGKADVRQAMGRVWAMPGLYAMILGLIVNLAHIELPAFFFDPIKMVGDSLVPFLLILLGVQLTTASFHGHLKIAFVATGMRLVVAAGLGMALTNLMGLQGITRQAAIVESSMPSAIFGVALAHEFDTAPELITVIISISTIVSMFSLTVLLAII; encoded by the coding sequence GTGGATACGCTCATTGCAATTTTCATTCACGTCATTCTGCCGGTCTTTATCATCGTCGCGATCGGGTACGTCGCTGGACGTTTGATGCCGTTCGATCAGCGCACGCTGTCACGGGTGGGGCTGTACGTGCTCGTGCCGTCCATGAACTTTGCCGCGATGGCGCGCACAACCCTCTCGCTCATCGAGCTGGGTCAGCTCGCGCTCTTTTATCTGCTCGTGACGTTTCTGCTCTATCTCCTCTCGCTTTTCATTTCGCGCTGGCTCAAGTTGTCGCCGACGCAAGCGAGCGCGTTTCACATCAGTGTTCTGTTTGCCAACGTCGTGAACATCGGTTTCCCGGTTCTCTTGCTCGCGTACGGCGCAAGCGCGGTGGATCGCGGCGTGATTATCGGCATCATGATGCAGATCATTCTGCAAAGTTTCGGCGTGTACATCGCGGCGCGCGGTAAGGCGGATGTGCGCCAAGCGATGGGGCGGGTGTGGGCGATGCCGGGTCTGTACGCGATGATCCTGGGATTGATCGTCAATCTCGCGCACATCGAATTGCCGGCGTTCTTCTTCGATCCGATCAAGATGGTCGGGGATTCGCTCGTGCCGTTCTTGTTGATCTTGCTTGGCGTACAATTGACGACCGCGAGTTTTCACGGACATCTCAAGATCGCATTCGTCGCGACCGGGATGCGGCTCGTCGTTGCGGCGGGGCTAGGCATGGCGCTCACCAATCTGATGGGGCTACAAGGCATCACGCGCCAAGCCGCGATTGTCGAGAGCAGTATGCCGAGCGCGATTTTCGGCGTCGCGCTCGCGCACGAATTCGACACCGCGCCGGAACTGATCACCGTCATCATTTCGATTTCCACCATCGTGAGCATGTTCAGTCTGACGGTGTTGCTGGCGATCATCTAA
- a CDS encoding PDZ domain-containing protein encodes MSNRGVILLAIGMLILGLVVGGLVGSVGGYFAGRNTAFAFNPFMQGYGSPMQPGQLPFNPPGGFQQQPATTDGARVTQVENGSPAAKAGLQVGDVITAVGGTKVDANHALADLIAAKKPGDKVDLSVTRGTQSLTLTVELGAAPQNSSTAYLGIRYGAVAPGRFRQPGSQNNNLPGG; translated from the coding sequence ATGAGCAACCGAGGAGTGATTCTACTCGCAATTGGAATGTTGATCCTGGGTCTCGTGGTGGGCGGACTGGTCGGTAGCGTGGGCGGCTATTTCGCCGGACGCAATACCGCGTTCGCGTTCAACCCGTTCATGCAAGGATACGGTTCGCCGATGCAACCAGGGCAGTTGCCGTTCAACCCGCCAGGCGGCTTTCAGCAACAGCCGGCGACGACGGATGGTGCGCGCGTGACCCAGGTCGAAAATGGTTCGCCTGCCGCAAAAGCCGGCCTGCAAGTTGGCGATGTGATTACCGCCGTTGGCGGAACCAAGGTGGACGCGAATCACGCGCTCGCGGATTTGATCGCGGCGAAAAAGCCAGGCGATAAAGTTGACCTGAGTGTGACGCGTGGCACGCAATCGCTCACCCTCACCGTCGAGCTGGGCGCTGCGCCACAGAACAGCAGCACGGCATACCTGGGAATTCGCTACGGCGCGGTTGCGCCGGGACGATTCCGCCAACCCGGATCGCAGAACAATAATTTGCCGGGTGGATAA